A stretch of Amycolatopsis balhimycina FH 1894 DNA encodes these proteins:
- a CDS encoding SdpI family protein, translating into MFAIALVPIVLGVLVGFGGFLGFRERLTREGGTGVRTEAALRSEEAFKLANRVAGLPTMAGGAISVLAGLAGLAMPSTGGLVSAALAGVLAMLVLVMGGGVLGNRAALTVPAPAPAAPAGCSGCACGAGGCGVFKKDDA; encoded by the coding sequence GTGTTCGCTATCGCGCTGGTTCCGATCGTGCTGGGTGTGCTCGTCGGCTTTGGTGGGTTCCTCGGTTTCCGCGAGCGCTTGACGCGCGAGGGCGGGACCGGCGTACGCACGGAAGCCGCGTTGCGCAGTGAAGAAGCGTTCAAGCTGGCCAACCGCGTCGCCGGCCTGCCGACCATGGCCGGGGGCGCGATCTCCGTGCTCGCCGGGCTGGCCGGGCTCGCGATGCCGTCGACCGGCGGCCTGGTCTCCGCCGCGCTCGCCGGCGTGCTCGCCATGCTGGTGCTGGTCATGGGCGGTGGCGTGCTCGGCAACCGGGCCGCGCTGACCGTTCCGGCCCCCGCTCCGGCGGCACCGGCCGGCTGCAGCGGCTGCGCGTGCGGCGCCGGCGGCTGCGGGGTCTTCAAGAAGGACGACGCCTGA
- a CDS encoding TetR/AcrR family transcriptional regulator, producing MSHPTRRGRARAATEQDIRRTARKLLVEQGPEAVTLRAIARELGITAPALYRYYESRDDLVENLRLDVCADLADDLAEEIAELPDDGVLQLFAICKGFRRWALTHTKEFTLVFASPTGGVGSTAGSALSRVDEPFGRIFLAAAGRVLARTDIVLPSASGVPGELRDDLKTFQESLVAVLAESDQDVPVEKIDLGVTYLMIQFWARLYGHVTLEVFGNYPIPMSKPDVLFEAMLADLAREIGLYSGQAAWPPSTDSVAAVTYPLAGDAR from the coding sequence ATGAGCCACCCCACGCGAAGGGGTCGCGCGCGTGCGGCTACCGAACAGGACATCCGGCGGACCGCCCGGAAACTGCTCGTCGAGCAGGGGCCCGAGGCGGTCACGCTGCGCGCCATCGCGCGGGAGCTGGGGATCACCGCGCCCGCGCTCTACCGCTACTACGAATCTCGTGACGACCTCGTCGAAAACCTGCGGCTGGACGTCTGCGCCGACCTGGCCGACGATCTTGCCGAAGAAATCGCCGAGCTGCCGGACGACGGCGTGCTGCAGTTGTTCGCCATCTGCAAGGGGTTCCGGCGGTGGGCGCTCACCCACACGAAGGAATTCACGCTCGTTTTCGCGTCGCCGACCGGTGGGGTCGGATCGACGGCGGGAAGTGCGCTGAGCCGGGTCGACGAGCCGTTCGGGCGGATCTTCCTCGCCGCGGCCGGGCGGGTGCTCGCGCGGACCGACATCGTCCTGCCCTCCGCCAGCGGCGTGCCCGGCGAGCTGCGCGACGACTTGAAGACCTTCCAGGAATCGCTGGTCGCGGTGCTCGCCGAATCCGATCAGGACGTGCCTGTCGAGAAGATCGACCTCGGCGTGACGTACCTGATGATCCAGTTCTGGGCCCGGCTCTACGGGCACGTCACGCTCGAGGTCTTCGGCAACTACCCGATCCCGATGTCCAAACCGGACGTCCTGTTCGAGGCGATGCTGGCCGACCTCGCCCGGGAGATCGGGCTCTACTCCGGTCAGGCCGCGTGGCCGCCGTCCACCGACAGCGTCGCCGCCGTCACGTACCCGCTGGCCGGGGACGCCAGGTAA
- a CDS encoding SDR family oxidoreductase, with amino-acid sequence MTLDGKVALVTGGSRGIGAATALRLAEDGADIALTYQHNAARAAEVVDQIKALGRRALAIQADSADAAAVSAAVEATVAEFGRLDVLVNNAGVGFVGAFAETALEDVDRVLAVNVRGVFAATQAAAGVLADGGRVITIGSCVTDRVPGPGMALYATSKAAMVGLTKALARELGPRGITVNLVHPGPTDTEMNPADGAYAADQAAMTAFDRYGSPAEVAAAVAYLASPASGYVTAATLSVDGGHAA; translated from the coding sequence ATGACCCTCGACGGCAAGGTGGCGCTGGTGACGGGCGGCAGCCGTGGCATCGGCGCGGCCACGGCACTGCGGCTCGCCGAGGACGGCGCGGACATCGCGCTGACGTACCAGCACAACGCCGCGCGGGCGGCCGAGGTGGTCGACCAGATCAAGGCCCTCGGCCGCCGCGCGCTGGCGATCCAGGCTGACTCAGCGGACGCGGCCGCGGTGTCGGCGGCCGTGGAAGCGACCGTCGCGGAGTTCGGCCGGCTGGACGTGCTGGTGAACAACGCGGGCGTCGGTTTCGTGGGCGCCTTCGCCGAGACCGCGCTGGAGGACGTCGACCGCGTGCTGGCGGTGAACGTCCGCGGCGTGTTCGCGGCGACTCAGGCCGCGGCCGGCGTCCTGGCCGACGGCGGCCGCGTGATCACGATCGGCAGCTGCGTCACGGATCGCGTACCCGGCCCGGGCATGGCGCTGTATGCCACCAGCAAGGCGGCGATGGTCGGCCTGACCAAGGCACTCGCGCGCGAGCTGGGGCCGCGCGGCATCACGGTCAACCTCGTCCACCCGGGCCCGACGGACACGGAGATGAACCCGGCCGACGGCGCGTACGCGGCCGACCAGGCCGCGATGACGGCGTTCGACCGCTACGGCTCGCCCGCCGAAGTGGCGGCGGCCGTCGCTTACCTGGCGTCCCCGGCCAGCGGGTACGTGACGGCGGCGACGCTGTCGGTGGACGGCGGCCACGCGGCCTGA
- a CDS encoding esterase-like activity of phytase family protein: MSPRVLPTVLATALIGGILAATPAAATESHQRPLRLLGEQIVPNALLFQGTMVGGLSSIDYDPRTGGYALICDDRSAINPARFYTATFPVSANGVGPVTFTGTKPFLRPDGTPYPPLTQNDPSKPQNEQTIDPEELRVDPWTGDYYWAQEGERTATTLIDPSIREARRDGEYVRDLPIPANEKMTPTAGPRQNLVLEGLTFAGHGSLLASEVEGPLLQDGPMPTTTTGALSRITLQSRFGPVLAQFAYPQEPIFASPVPDGAFATTGVSSMLAVDQADPTKFLMMERSFVTGVGNKVRVYEIDTKGATNVLNVKSLADAKHVKPVKKRLLFDAADLGLSTVDNLEGMTWGPKLPNGERSLIIVSDNNFSATQVTQFVALAVPSERL, encoded by the coding sequence ATGTCACCGCGCGTACTGCCCACTGTGTTGGCCACTGCCCTGATCGGAGGAATCCTCGCCGCGACGCCGGCGGCTGCCACCGAGAGTCACCAGCGGCCCCTCCGGCTGCTCGGCGAGCAGATCGTCCCGAACGCCCTGCTGTTCCAGGGCACGATGGTCGGCGGCCTGTCCAGCATCGACTACGACCCCCGGACCGGCGGTTACGCCCTGATCTGCGACGACCGGTCGGCGATCAACCCCGCCCGCTTCTACACCGCGACCTTCCCGGTGTCCGCGAACGGCGTCGGCCCGGTCACGTTCACCGGCACGAAGCCGTTCCTGCGGCCCGACGGCACGCCGTACCCGCCGCTCACCCAGAACGATCCGTCGAAGCCGCAGAACGAGCAGACGATCGACCCCGAAGAGCTGCGCGTCGACCCGTGGACGGGCGACTACTACTGGGCGCAGGAGGGCGAGCGGACGGCGACGACGTTGATCGACCCGTCGATCCGCGAAGCCCGCCGGGACGGCGAATACGTCCGCGACCTGCCGATTCCCGCGAACGAGAAGATGACGCCGACGGCGGGGCCGCGGCAGAACCTGGTCCTCGAAGGCCTCACGTTCGCCGGGCACGGCTCGCTGCTGGCCAGCGAGGTCGAGGGCCCGCTCCTGCAAGACGGCCCGATGCCGACGACGACCACCGGGGCGCTCTCGCGGATCACCCTCCAGTCGCGGTTCGGCCCGGTCCTGGCGCAGTTCGCCTACCCGCAGGAGCCGATTTTCGCGTCACCAGTGCCCGACGGCGCGTTCGCCACCACCGGCGTGTCCTCGATGCTGGCCGTCGACCAGGCCGACCCGACGAAGTTCCTCATGATGGAACGCTCGTTCGTCACCGGTGTCGGCAACAAGGTCCGCGTCTACGAGATCGACACGAAGGGCGCGACGAACGTCCTGAACGTCAAGTCCCTGGCCGACGCCAAGCACGTCAAGCCGGTCAAGAAGCGCCTGCTCTTCGACGCCGCCGACCTCGGCCTGTCCACTGTGGACAACCTCGAGGGCATGACGTGGGGCCCGAAGCTGCCGAACGGGGAGCGCAGCTTGATCATCGTCAGCGACAACAACTTCTCGGCGACCCAGGTCACCCAGTTCGTCGCACTGGCGGTCCCCTCCGAACGGCTTTGA
- a CDS encoding MFS transporter, producing the protein MTISAQTATERRGPRELLKDPDFRRLLFTRFAASWGDGMFRAGLAGAVLFNPERAADPLAIAGGFAALLLPYSVVGPFAGALLDRWDRRKVLIFANLLRGLAIVCASAAVGFGFGGIGLFSLALAAEGITRFIGSGLSASLPHVVEEESVVTANAFSTTLGSVVAVIGGGCAIGLRALFGSNDVGSAETTVFAVLGTLVAAFLARGFARGVLGPSVVDEPPNAFLAVARGLADGAKHAWRAPSVTAGFLALFAHRASFGVSLLVTVLLMRNYFTDHGLFRSGLPGLGQMAALGGAGLLLAGLLTARIIRVFGRLRAVLGALLLAAIAQSALGLPMVLPLALLASFVITGAGQVLKLCVDSSIQLDVADEARGRVFALYDTLFNITQVAAVSLGALVVPDDGRAPGLLIAATVCYLVGGAGYLVARRRTIR; encoded by the coding sequence GTGACGATCAGCGCCCAGACGGCGACAGAGCGAAGAGGGCCTCGGGAGCTGCTGAAGGACCCGGACTTCCGGCGTCTGCTCTTCACCCGCTTCGCGGCCAGCTGGGGTGACGGCATGTTCCGCGCCGGGCTCGCCGGTGCCGTGCTGTTCAACCCCGAGCGTGCCGCCGACCCGCTCGCCATCGCCGGCGGGTTCGCCGCGCTGCTGCTGCCGTACTCCGTCGTCGGGCCGTTCGCCGGGGCCCTCCTTGACCGCTGGGACCGCCGCAAGGTCCTCATCTTCGCGAACCTCCTGCGTGGGCTGGCGATCGTCTGCGCGTCCGCCGCCGTCGGCTTCGGGTTCGGCGGTATCGGCCTGTTTTCGCTGGCCCTGGCCGCGGAAGGGATCACGCGCTTCATCGGCTCCGGGCTTTCGGCGTCGCTGCCGCACGTCGTGGAGGAAGAGAGCGTCGTGACGGCGAACGCGTTCTCCACGACGCTCGGCTCGGTGGTCGCGGTCATCGGTGGCGGCTGCGCGATCGGCCTGCGGGCCCTGTTCGGCAGCAACGATGTCGGCTCGGCGGAGACCACGGTGTTCGCCGTGCTCGGCACCTTGGTCGCGGCGTTCCTCGCGCGCGGCTTCGCCCGCGGCGTGCTCGGGCCGTCGGTGGTCGACGAGCCGCCGAACGCCTTCCTGGCCGTCGCACGCGGGCTGGCCGACGGCGCGAAGCACGCGTGGCGCGCGCCGAGTGTCACGGCCGGGTTCCTCGCGCTCTTCGCGCACCGGGCGTCGTTCGGAGTGTCGCTGCTGGTCACCGTGCTGTTGATGCGGAACTACTTCACCGACCACGGCCTCTTCCGCTCCGGCCTGCCCGGGCTCGGGCAGATGGCCGCGCTCGGCGGGGCCGGGCTGCTGCTGGCCGGGCTGCTGACCGCGCGGATCATCCGCGTCTTCGGCCGGTTGCGTGCCGTGCTCGGCGCGTTGCTGCTGGCGGCGATCGCGCAGTCCGCGCTCGGCCTGCCGATGGTGCTGCCGCTGGCGCTGCTCGCGTCGTTCGTCATCACCGGCGCCGGCCAGGTGCTCAAGCTGTGTGTCGATTCGTCGATCCAGCTCGACGTCGCCGACGAAGCCCGCGGCCGGGTGTTCGCGCTCTACGACACGCTCTTCAACATCACGCAGGTGGCGGCGGTTTCGCTGGGCGCGCTCGTCGTGCCGGACGACGGTCGCGCGCCGGGCCTGCTCATCGCCGCGACGGTCTGCTACCTGGTCGGCGGAGCCGGGTACCTGGTGGCCCGGCGCCGCACGATTCGCTGA
- a CDS encoding YqgE/AlgH family protein, translating to MGRVPADAEVEPGTLLVAAPTMVDPNFRRTVVFVIDHRDEGTLGVVLNRPSDVAVHDVLPNWGGHVAEPQAVFVGGPVEKKTALCLAALRTGETAASVPGVIAVRGPVALVDLDTDPEVLVPKVRGVRVFAGYAGWNSGQLAGEIERDDWLIVPALPSDILASPSGDLWSQVLRRQGIPMALLATHPGDLQRN from the coding sequence ATGGGTCGCGTGCCAGCGGACGCCGAGGTTGAACCGGGAACGCTCCTGGTCGCCGCCCCCACGATGGTCGACCCCAACTTCCGCCGGACCGTGGTGTTCGTCATCGATCATCGCGACGAAGGCACGCTCGGTGTGGTCCTGAACCGGCCGAGCGACGTCGCCGTGCACGACGTGCTGCCCAACTGGGGCGGGCACGTCGCCGAGCCGCAGGCGGTGTTCGTCGGGGGGCCGGTCGAGAAGAAGACCGCGTTGTGCCTGGCCGCGCTGCGCACCGGCGAGACGGCGGCGAGCGTGCCGGGGGTGATCGCCGTCCGCGGCCCGGTCGCGCTGGTCGACCTGGACACCGACCCCGAGGTGCTGGTGCCGAAGGTCCGCGGCGTGCGCGTGTTCGCCGGCTACGCGGGGTGGAACTCGGGGCAGCTCGCGGGCGAGATCGAGCGTGACGACTGGCTCATCGTGCCCGCGCTGCCGAGTGACATCCTGGCCTCGCCGAGCGGTGACCTGTGGAGCCAGGTGCTGCGCCGCCAGGGCATCCCGATGGCGCTGCTGGCCACCCACCCGGGCGACCTCCAGCGAAACTGA
- a CDS encoding YbaB/EbfC family nucleoid-associated protein, with product MSNPEQLFSSFEAKMAEAQQKADRMRAEMETVSVAERSKDGQIGVKVNHLGNLVGLEIGQAAREKPDLADEILRTVQVAQSRLAAAVESGVPSIAGTGTMAELVGQLHREYPEPEPEGFVEGGYETRVDDAARFIVEEEPPKPAAPPRPARPPADGGTDDDYFGDGGYLR from the coding sequence GTGTCGAACCCTGAGCAGCTCTTCTCGAGCTTCGAAGCCAAGATGGCCGAAGCCCAGCAGAAGGCTGACCGGATGCGGGCCGAGATGGAGACCGTCTCGGTGGCCGAGCGCAGCAAGGACGGCCAGATCGGCGTCAAGGTCAACCACCTCGGCAACCTGGTCGGGTTGGAGATCGGCCAAGCGGCCCGCGAGAAACCGGACCTCGCCGACGAGATCCTGCGCACCGTCCAGGTCGCGCAGAGCAGGCTCGCCGCCGCCGTCGAGTCCGGCGTGCCGTCGATCGCCGGCACCGGCACGATGGCCGAGCTGGTCGGCCAGTTGCACCGCGAATACCCCGAGCCGGAGCCCGAAGGCTTCGTCGAAGGAGGCTACGAAACCCGGGTGGACGACGCGGCCCGCTTCATCGTCGAAGAAGAGCCGCCGAAACCGGCCGCTCCGCCGCGCCCGGCCCGGCCGCCGGCGGACGGCGGCACGGACGACGACTACTTCGGTGACGGCGGCTACCTGCGCTGA
- a CDS encoding WXG100 family type VII secretion target, whose protein sequence is MPDGTGFTAEPDAVLRASNGLVTAADGLENALKALQSALGAQGECWGNDDSGKEFAKDYVPGAQGATEGFANLVQGLRGMQQNVAKSMKALSGADEDVTSQLSKGQ, encoded by the coding sequence ATGCCGGACGGGACCGGCTTCACCGCCGAACCGGACGCGGTACTGCGTGCGTCGAACGGCCTGGTCACCGCGGCCGACGGGCTGGAGAACGCGCTGAAGGCGCTGCAAAGCGCGCTCGGCGCCCAGGGCGAGTGCTGGGGGAACGACGACTCCGGCAAGGAGTTCGCCAAGGACTACGTACCCGGCGCGCAGGGCGCCACCGAAGGGTTCGCCAACCTCGTGCAGGGGCTGCGTGGCATGCAGCAGAACGTCGCGAAGTCGATGAAGGCCCTGTCGGGCGCCGACGAAGACGTGACGTCGCAGCTCAGCAAGGGGCAATGA
- the leuS gene encoding leucine--tRNA ligase has protein sequence MTETTGTDVPAHRYTAALAGQIEQRWQDHWADQGTFHAPNPVGPLAVEGQPVPSDKLFVQDMFPYPSGFGLHVGHPLGFISTDVFARYHRMIGRNVLHTMGFDAFGLPAEQYAVQTGQHLRKTTEENIRTYLRQIRRLGLGHDERRRISTIDPEYYRWTQWIFLQIFNSWYDQVAGKARPIAELEAAFADGSRPTPDGRDWAALSAVERKQVIDDNRLVYISEAPVNWCPGLGTVLSNEEVTSDGRSERGNFPVFRRNLRQWMMRITAYADRLVDDLDLLDWPEKVKSMQRNWIGRSHGARVTFSSGDDGIEVFTTRPDTLFGATYMVLAPEHPLVDKLVTEAWSADVDERWTGGAATPAEAIKEYRVAASRKSELDRQENKEKTGVFTGAYATNPVNDKQIPIFVADYVLMGYGTGAIMAVPGQDVRDWEFAEKFGLEIIRTVQSSEGFDGKAYTGDGPAINSRHENGLSLDGMDVAEAKKTIIDWLSEKGAGTGTVQFKLRDWLFSRQRYWGEPFPVVYDEDGEVHAVPESMLPIELPEVADYSPVTFDPEDRDSMPSSPLARATDWVEVELDLGDGPKKYHRDINTMPNWAGSCWYQLRYLDPTNSETFCAPENEQYWMGPRPGEYGADDTGGVDLYVGGVEHAVLHLLYSRFWHKVLFDLGHVTSKEPYRKLFNQGYIEAYAYTDARGVYVPAEQVEERDGKYFFNDEEVTQEYGKMGKSLKNVVTPDEMAENYGADTFRFYEMAMGPLAMSRPWATKDVVGAHRFLQRLWRLVVDEATGELRVSTEDASEADRKVLHKTIAGVREDYAEMRFNTAGAKLIELNNHVTKVYGGAASTPRELAEPLVLMLAPLAPHMAEELWHRLGHADSLVQGPFPVVDEKYLVEDSVEYPIQVNGKVRSRVTVSASASSDEVQAAALADEKVAAMVGDGSPRKVIVVPGRLVNIVL, from the coding sequence ATGACCGAGACAACAGGGACCGACGTCCCGGCGCACCGGTACACGGCCGCGCTGGCGGGACAGATCGAGCAGCGCTGGCAGGACCACTGGGCCGACCAGGGCACCTTCCACGCGCCCAACCCCGTCGGGCCGCTCGCCGTCGAGGGGCAGCCGGTGCCCAGCGACAAGCTGTTCGTCCAGGACATGTTCCCGTACCCGTCGGGCTTCGGCCTGCACGTCGGGCACCCGCTGGGCTTCATCAGCACCGACGTCTTCGCCCGGTACCACCGGATGATCGGGCGCAACGTGCTGCACACGATGGGCTTCGACGCGTTCGGCCTGCCGGCCGAGCAGTACGCGGTCCAGACCGGGCAGCACCTGCGCAAGACGACCGAGGAGAACATCCGGACCTACCTGCGCCAGATCCGGCGCCTGGGCCTGGGCCACGACGAACGCCGTCGCATCTCCACGATCGACCCCGAGTACTACCGCTGGACGCAGTGGATCTTCCTGCAGATCTTCAACTCCTGGTACGACCAGGTTGCGGGCAAGGCACGCCCGATCGCCGAGCTGGAGGCCGCGTTCGCGGACGGCTCCCGGCCGACTCCGGACGGCCGTGACTGGGCGGCGCTGTCCGCCGTCGAACGGAAGCAGGTGATCGACGACAACCGGCTGGTGTACATCTCCGAAGCGCCGGTCAACTGGTGCCCGGGCCTGGGCACCGTGCTGTCGAACGAAGAGGTCACCTCGGACGGCCGCAGCGAGCGCGGCAACTTCCCCGTCTTCCGCCGCAACCTGCGGCAGTGGATGATGCGGATCACCGCGTACGCCGATCGCCTGGTCGACGACCTGGACCTGCTGGACTGGCCGGAGAAGGTCAAGTCCATGCAGCGGAACTGGATCGGCCGCTCGCACGGCGCCCGCGTCACGTTCTCCTCCGGTGACGACGGCATCGAGGTCTTCACGACCCGGCCGGACACGCTGTTCGGCGCCACCTACATGGTGCTGGCGCCGGAGCACCCGCTGGTCGACAAGCTGGTCACCGAGGCGTGGTCCGCGGACGTCGACGAGCGCTGGACCGGTGGCGCCGCGACGCCCGCCGAGGCGATCAAGGAGTACCGCGTCGCCGCGTCGCGGAAGTCCGAGCTGGACCGGCAGGAGAACAAGGAGAAGACCGGCGTCTTCACCGGCGCGTACGCCACGAACCCGGTCAACGACAAGCAGATCCCGATCTTCGTCGCCGACTACGTGCTGATGGGCTACGGCACCGGCGCGATCATGGCCGTTCCCGGCCAGGACGTCCGCGACTGGGAGTTCGCCGAGAAGTTCGGCCTGGAGATCATCCGGACCGTGCAGTCGTCCGAGGGTTTCGACGGCAAGGCGTACACGGGTGACGGCCCGGCGATCAACTCGCGGCATGAAAATGGACTCAGCCTGGACGGCATGGACGTCGCCGAGGCCAAGAAGACGATCATCGACTGGCTGTCGGAGAAGGGCGCCGGCACCGGGACCGTCCAGTTCAAGCTGCGCGACTGGCTGTTCTCGCGCCAGCGCTACTGGGGCGAGCCGTTCCCGGTGGTCTACGACGAGGACGGCGAAGTGCACGCCGTCCCCGAGTCGATGCTGCCGATCGAGCTGCCCGAGGTCGCCGACTACTCGCCGGTGACGTTCGACCCCGAGGACCGCGACTCGATGCCGTCGTCGCCACTGGCCCGCGCGACGGACTGGGTCGAGGTCGAGCTGGACCTGGGCGACGGGCCGAAGAAGTATCACCGCGACATCAACACGATGCCGAACTGGGCGGGTTCCTGCTGGTACCAGCTGCGCTACCTGGACCCGACGAACTCGGAGACGTTCTGCGCCCCGGAAAACGAGCAGTACTGGATGGGCCCGCGGCCCGGCGAGTACGGCGCGGACGACACCGGCGGCGTCGACCTGTACGTCGGCGGCGTCGAGCACGCGGTGCTGCACCTGCTGTACTCGCGGTTCTGGCACAAGGTGCTGTTCGACCTGGGCCACGTGACGTCCAAGGAGCCGTACCGGAAGCTGTTCAACCAGGGCTACATCGAGGCGTACGCGTACACGGACGCGCGCGGCGTCTACGTCCCGGCCGAGCAGGTCGAGGAGCGCGACGGGAAGTACTTCTTCAACGACGAAGAGGTCACCCAGGAGTACGGCAAGATGGGCAAGAGCCTGAAGAACGTCGTCACGCCGGACGAGATGGCCGAGAACTACGGCGCCGACACGTTCCGGTTCTACGAGATGGCGATGGGCCCGCTGGCCATGTCGCGCCCCTGGGCGACCAAGGACGTCGTTGGCGCGCACCGGTTCCTGCAGCGGCTGTGGCGCCTGGTCGTCGACGAGGCGACCGGCGAGCTGCGAGTGTCCACTGAGGACGCTTCCGAGGCGGACCGCAAGGTGCTGCACAAGACCATCGCGGGCGTCCGCGAGGACTACGCGGAGATGCGGTTCAACACGGCCGGCGCGAAGCTGATCGAGCTGAACAACCACGTCACGAAGGTGTACGGCGGAGCCGCGTCGACGCCGCGTGAGCTGGCCGAGCCGCTGGTGCTGATGCTGGCGCCGCTGGCCCCGCACATGGCGGAGGAGCTGTGGCACCGGCTGGGCCACGCGGATTCGCTGGTGCAGGGCCCGTTCCCGGTGGTGGACGAGAAGTACCTGGTCGAGGACTCGGTCGAGTACCCGATCCAGGTCAACGGCAAGGTCCGGTCCCGGGTGACGGTCTCGGCTTCCGCGTCGTCGGACGAGGTCCAAGCGGCGGCGCTGGCGGACGAGAAGGTCGCGGCGATGGTCGGCGACGGCTCGCCGCGCAAGGTGATCGTCGTGCCGGGACGGCTGGTCAACATCGTCCTGTAG
- a CDS encoding YbaB/EbfC family nucleoid-associated protein, whose product MTTAGDDRAQLEARNAAMKDRMDTLLENFERQTAQLRDAQAAAAETTATVASSDGLVRATIDAGGSLAKLEFAPNTFERTTPAQLANTVQTLVRHGSLQVKQKIADLMAPITEGLPDLADLVEGAPSLAGLVPPIPDFAEEEEAPAPRSESFEEAGSILRNEQVPPPRPTPKRVRPPRDEDEEPPSSWMTRGD is encoded by the coding sequence GTGACCACCGCGGGCGACGACCGTGCACAGCTCGAAGCACGCAATGCCGCGATGAAGGACCGGATGGACACCCTCCTGGAGAACTTCGAGCGGCAGACCGCGCAGCTGCGCGACGCCCAGGCGGCGGCCGCCGAAACCACCGCCACCGTGGCCTCCTCCGACGGGCTGGTCCGCGCCACCATCGACGCCGGCGGCAGCCTCGCGAAGCTCGAGTTCGCCCCGAACACGTTCGAGCGCACCACACCGGCTCAGCTCGCGAACACCGTGCAGACGCTGGTGCGGCACGGATCGTTGCAGGTCAAGCAGAAGATCGCCGACCTGATGGCACCGATCACCGAGGGCCTGCCCGACCTCGCCGACCTGGTCGAAGGCGCACCGTCGCTGGCCGGGCTGGTGCCGCCGATCCCGGACTTCGCCGAGGAAGAAGAGGCGCCGGCGCCGCGTTCCGAGTCGTTCGAAGAAGCCGGTTCGATCCTGCGCAACGAGCAGGTGCCGCCCCCGAGGCCCACACCCAAGCGCGTCCGCCCGCCGCGTGACGAGGACGAGGAGCCGCCGTCGTCCTGGATGACGAGGGGCGACTGA